One genomic segment of Gimesia sp. includes these proteins:
- a CDS encoding DUF1501 domain-containing protein codes for MNFDDLMLRDQTRRHFFENCAMGAGAIGLASLMQSEQRAQAGTGKLNGTHHPPKAKNVIYMFMAGGPSQLEMFDFKPKLQELEGKVIPESYVEGKQFAFLKKDAKLLGTRRKFKKHGESGMELSEVVPHLAEVADDITVLKSMKTDVFNHGPAKLFMNTGTQQFGRPSMGAWVTYGIGSESQNLPGFVVLQSGPRGPRGGAPLWGSGFLPTTYQGVPFLNGADPILNLSSPSGINSERQSEFIDTVNQLNSLRLEKTRDPEIATRISAYEMAYRMQSSAPELMDLSGETKETLDLYGVDPAKPSFARNCLLARRLVEKGSRFVQLYHTDWDHHGNKGTDLEESLDARCLETDQASAALVKDLKQRGLLDDTLVIWGGEFGRTPQGEPRDLIGRDHHIDAFSIWVAGGGSKPGVTIGETDELGYYSVEDTIHVRDFHATVLHLLGIDHHELSYFYQGLDFRLTGVEEAHVVEKMLA; via the coding sequence ATGAATTTCGATGACCTGATGTTACGCGATCAGACACGACGTCACTTTTTCGAGAATTGCGCGATGGGAGCCGGGGCCATCGGTCTGGCTTCACTGATGCAGTCGGAACAACGGGCACAGGCCGGCACAGGCAAGTTGAATGGTACCCATCATCCGCCCAAAGCCAAGAATGTGATTTACATGTTTATGGCGGGTGGCCCCAGTCAGCTGGAGATGTTTGATTTCAAACCGAAGCTGCAGGAGCTGGAGGGGAAAGTCATCCCCGAATCGTACGTGGAGGGCAAACAGTTTGCGTTTCTGAAAAAAGACGCCAAGCTGCTGGGCACGCGACGGAAATTCAAGAAGCACGGCGAATCGGGCATGGAACTCTCGGAAGTTGTTCCACACCTGGCTGAGGTCGCGGACGACATAACCGTGCTGAAGAGTATGAAGACAGACGTCTTTAACCATGGTCCGGCCAAACTCTTCATGAATACCGGGACACAACAGTTTGGTCGTCCCAGCATGGGCGCCTGGGTAACTTACGGTATTGGCAGCGAGTCACAGAATCTGCCTGGCTTCGTCGTGCTACAATCCGGCCCGCGGGGACCACGTGGTGGAGCGCCGCTGTGGGGCAGTGGTTTTCTGCCGACCACGTACCAGGGAGTCCCGTTCCTGAACGGAGCAGATCCGATATTGAATCTCTCCAGCCCTTCCGGGATCAACTCGGAGAGACAGTCGGAATTCATTGATACGGTCAATCAGCTGAATTCGCTTCGCCTGGAGAAGACGCGCGATCCGGAGATCGCCACCCGTATCTCTGCCTATGAAATGGCTTACCGCATGCAGTCCAGCGCCCCTGAATTGATGGATCTCTCGGGCGAGACGAAAGAGACACTCGATCTGTACGGCGTCGATCCCGCGAAACCCTCGTTTGCCCGTAACTGTCTGCTGGCGCGGCGGTTAGTGGAAAAAGGCTCTCGCTTCGTGCAGCTCTATCATACGGACTGGGATCATCATGGAAACAAGGGAACCGATTTGGAAGAATCGCTGGATGCCCGCTGTCTGGAAACTGATCAGGCGTCGGCTGCACTTGTGAAAGACCTGAAGCAACGGGGGCTGCTGGATGACACGCTGGTCATCTGGGGAGGTGAATTTGGGCGGACTCCACAAGGTGAGCCCCGTGATCTGATTGGTCGCGATCATCATATCGATGCGTTTTCCATCTGGGTCGCCGGGGGTGGATCCAAGCCGGGCGTCACAATAGGAGAGACTGACGAGCTAGGCTACTATTCTGTCGAAGACACGATTCATGTACGCGACTTCCATGCGACGGTGCTACACCTTCTCGGCATCGATCACCATGAGCTTTCCTATTTTTACCAGGGTCTCGATTTCCGTTTAACGGGTGTGGAAGAAGCCCATGTCGTCGAGAAAATGCTGGCCTGA
- a CDS encoding PSD1 and planctomycete cytochrome C domain-containing protein — MRNLSGVVTTAACILLIAVQTAPAADQKSQVDFEKQIRPLLKQHCYDCHSQGAEESGLRVDYGANLIKGGDRGPAVVPGKRDESLLYLSLKGEGKIPRMPHDLPPLKPAEIELIGRWIDAGGAIPASEQNLQTVDASTDHWSFQPIERPELPQVKEKGWVRNPIDAFILHRLEAQQLKPSPEAERTTLIRRLSLDLTGLPPSVEQVQEFLADTKPGAYERLVDRLLASPHYGERWARHWLDVARYADSNGFTIDGPRSIWKYRDWVIDAINENMLFDQFVTEQLAGDLLPKPTTEQLIATGFHRNTLINQEGGTNPEQFRVEAVVDRVNTTGAAFLGLTVGCAQCHKHKYDPITQRDFYQLYAIFNSTADINSAPPTLPLPTEQQQTKQKALKQEITKLTKQLEERKQALEPKFAAWKERLQQDLQQSEQQWSVLTPGSIQSKNGATLTVLEDNSLLAGGKIPAFDTYVVETAAIPQGTSGLRLEVLTHESLPRKGPGWAGNGNFVLDEVTVEMAEQTEAGWSEFQPVKLIQATADHSQDKFPASNLVDGDPKTGWAINTRKGSMNVNRRAILKLKEPIEVKQSVKLRVTLTHTRNAKYNVGRFRLAATTVAPEVLNIKPEILAILKQPEDKWDAKQKTTVEEAFHQSDSQWLVLNQRLTKQKTAQTKVNKAIVTTMIMRELPKPRETFILLRGNFLDPGAKVSPGVPAVLPALPEDVSRPTRLDLARWLTSEEQPLTARVTVNRYWQRFFGRGIVETENDFGTQGSEPTHPELLDWLASEFMRLHWNVKQLHKLIVTSATYRQASDFNPDHQEKDPRNLLLSRQNRFRMEAESIRDLFLASSGLLSRKIGGPSVYPPQPEGIYVLTQNKKSWPEEQDEDRYRRGMYTYFWRSSPYPMLPTFDAPNSNTTCTRRVRSNTPLQALTLANDHSLFELTQGFALRILQEGPQYDEGRIRAAFEICLSRAPSDRELDVMTGYLQEQRAQFKQSPEAAAQVAADDLPKQIDVIEAASWTAVARVLMNLDEFITRE; from the coding sequence ATGCGGAATTTGTCAGGAGTTGTGACCACCGCTGCCTGTATCCTGCTGATCGCAGTACAGACGGCTCCCGCTGCAGACCAGAAGTCTCAGGTCGATTTTGAAAAACAGATCCGACCGTTGCTCAAGCAGCACTGCTATGACTGCCACTCTCAGGGGGCAGAGGAATCCGGCTTACGCGTGGACTACGGCGCCAACCTGATCAAAGGAGGCGATCGTGGACCAGCGGTTGTTCCCGGTAAACGGGATGAAAGCCTGTTGTATCTGAGCCTGAAAGGGGAGGGTAAAATCCCACGGATGCCCCACGATCTACCGCCACTCAAACCAGCTGAGATCGAGCTGATCGGTCGCTGGATTGATGCCGGGGGCGCCATCCCTGCCAGCGAACAAAATCTGCAAACCGTTGATGCTTCAACAGATCATTGGTCATTCCAGCCGATTGAGCGGCCCGAGCTTCCTCAAGTCAAAGAGAAAGGCTGGGTACGGAATCCGATCGATGCGTTTATTCTGCATCGTCTGGAGGCACAACAACTCAAGCCGTCCCCCGAGGCGGAACGCACGACTCTCATCCGTCGCCTGAGCCTGGATCTGACGGGGCTGCCTCCGTCAGTGGAACAGGTACAGGAATTCCTGGCTGATACGAAACCTGGTGCTTACGAGCGCCTGGTGGATCGCCTGCTCGCCTCTCCGCATTACGGGGAACGCTGGGCCCGGCACTGGCTGGACGTCGCCCGCTACGCCGATTCCAACGGCTTCACCATTGATGGTCCCCGATCGATCTGGAAGTACCGGGACTGGGTCATCGATGCGATTAATGAGAACATGCTTTTCGATCAGTTTGTTACCGAACAACTGGCGGGCGACCTGCTCCCCAAACCGACTACCGAGCAGTTGATCGCGACCGGATTTCATCGCAATACACTCATCAACCAGGAAGGGGGCACCAACCCGGAACAGTTTCGCGTGGAAGCAGTGGTGGATCGTGTGAATACCACGGGAGCTGCCTTCCTCGGACTGACGGTGGGTTGTGCCCAATGCCACAAACATAAGTACGATCCCATTACCCAGCGGGACTTCTACCAGTTGTATGCGATTTTCAACAGCACGGCTGACATCAACAGCGCGCCCCCCACACTGCCACTGCCTACTGAGCAACAGCAGACCAAACAGAAAGCGTTGAAGCAGGAAATCACGAAACTCACCAAACAGTTGGAAGAACGCAAACAAGCACTGGAACCGAAGTTCGCTGCCTGGAAAGAACGTCTGCAGCAGGACCTGCAACAGTCAGAGCAGCAGTGGAGCGTTCTTACACCCGGATCGATCCAATCCAAGAATGGAGCTACGCTCACCGTTCTTGAAGACAATTCACTGCTGGCAGGGGGTAAGATTCCTGCATTTGATACGTATGTCGTCGAAACCGCAGCGATCCCTCAAGGAACCTCCGGTCTGCGGCTGGAGGTACTGACTCACGAGAGCCTGCCTCGCAAGGGGCCGGGCTGGGCCGGAAATGGAAACTTTGTGCTGGATGAAGTGACGGTGGAAATGGCAGAGCAGACCGAAGCAGGCTGGTCTGAATTTCAGCCGGTCAAGCTGATCCAGGCAACCGCCGATCATTCGCAGGATAAATTCCCCGCCAGCAACCTGGTGGACGGGGATCCCAAAACGGGCTGGGCCATCAATACTCGCAAGGGAAGTATGAACGTCAACCGGCGGGCGATACTCAAACTCAAAGAACCGATCGAGGTCAAACAATCGGTCAAACTGCGGGTGACCCTGACGCACACACGGAATGCAAAATACAATGTCGGTCGCTTCCGACTGGCGGCAACCACAGTGGCCCCGGAAGTCTTGAACATTAAACCCGAAATTCTGGCGATCCTGAAACAGCCAGAGGACAAATGGGACGCGAAACAGAAAACGACCGTGGAAGAGGCCTTTCACCAGTCGGATTCGCAATGGCTGGTTCTGAATCAGCGGCTCACTAAACAGAAGACGGCACAGACCAAAGTCAACAAAGCGATTGTGACCACGATGATCATGCGGGAACTTCCCAAGCCGCGGGAAACCTTCATCCTGCTGCGAGGGAATTTCCTGGATCCGGGTGCGAAGGTCAGTCCGGGTGTCCCCGCAGTGTTGCCGGCGCTTCCGGAGGATGTTTCCCGACCGACGCGACTGGACCTGGCCCGGTGGCTGACCAGCGAAGAGCAACCGCTGACAGCGCGTGTGACTGTGAACCGATACTGGCAACGATTCTTCGGCAGGGGCATTGTGGAAACCGAAAATGACTTCGGGACACAGGGTTCAGAGCCCACGCATCCGGAACTGCTGGACTGGCTGGCTTCGGAATTCATGCGGCTTCACTGGAATGTGAAACAACTTCATAAACTGATCGTGACTTCTGCAACCTATCGGCAGGCATCCGACTTCAACCCGGATCATCAGGAAAAAGATCCACGGAATCTGCTGTTATCTCGACAGAACCGGTTCCGGATGGAAGCGGAGTCGATTCGCGATCTCTTCCTGGCCAGCAGCGGTCTGTTAAGTCGCAAGATCGGTGGGCCGAGTGTCTATCCGCCTCAGCCCGAGGGGATTTATGTGCTCACACAAAATAAGAAGAGCTGGCCTGAGGAGCAGGACGAAGACCGTTATCGGCGGGGCATGTATACGTATTTCTGGCGTTCGAGTCCGTATCCGATGCTGCCGACCTTCGATGCACCAAACAGTAATACCACTTGTACGCGACGGGTGCGTTCCAATACGCCCCTCCAGGCACTCACACTGGCCAATGATCATTCGCTGTTCGAACTGACTCAAGGGTTTGCGCTCCGCATCCTGCAGGAAGGTCCTCAATACGATGAAGGTCGCATCCGCGCCGCATTTGAAATCTGCCTGTCCCGTGCCCCCTCTGATCGGGAACTGGATGTGATGACCGGCTATCTGCAGGAACAGCGTGCTCAGTTTAAACAGTCACCAGAGGCAGCGGCCCAGGTCGCGGCTGACGATTTACCCAAACAGATTGATGTGATTGAAGCGGCGAGCTGGACGGCGGTCGCCCGCGTGTTGATGAATCTGGATGAATTTATTACCAGGGAATAG
- a CDS encoding P-loop NTPase yields MASAVNDFNFDHVELHTEVSAEPQSLSTASSHGDQAKVLRGLMEQRQPGVIEKSKSTRCRTLAICSGKGGVGKSVISLNLALALAKTGASVCLMDINLALGNIDLLCRLNGYWNLSHVVSGARSLKEIQLKGPLGINVITGASGLTDLADCSEAVRRDVLGQMQELEATHDYLILDNGTGIHRSIRQFVTSADDVLIVTTPEPTAIADAYATIKSLSTIQSLEIQALVNQCTSLDQGDKVFQQLQKTTELFLHTGLSQAGKIPHDLQVVQSVYDRDPLVLSHPQSPAAEAIFRLARHVIDVRKTKEQNKQESYFPRLWQRLLGEAA; encoded by the coding sequence ATGGCTTCCGCTGTCAATGATTTCAATTTCGATCACGTCGAACTGCATACCGAAGTGTCTGCAGAACCGCAGTCCCTTTCTACCGCTTCGTCTCACGGCGATCAGGCGAAGGTACTGCGTGGACTGATGGAGCAGCGACAGCCGGGTGTGATTGAGAAATCAAAATCGACACGCTGCCGCACCCTGGCGATCTGCAGTGGTAAAGGGGGCGTGGGGAAATCGGTGATCTCACTGAACCTGGCACTGGCACTGGCCAAAACCGGTGCCTCGGTCTGCCTGATGGACATCAACCTGGCGTTAGGTAACATCGACTTACTCTGTCGACTGAACGGTTACTGGAATCTTTCGCATGTGGTAAGTGGTGCCCGATCTCTCAAGGAAATTCAACTGAAAGGACCGCTGGGCATTAACGTAATTACCGGCGCCAGCGGCCTGACTGATCTCGCGGACTGTTCAGAAGCAGTTCGCCGCGATGTACTGGGTCAGATGCAGGAACTGGAAGCGACCCACGATTATCTGATTCTGGATAACGGTACCGGCATTCATCGCAGTATCCGCCAGTTCGTCACATCTGCAGACGATGTATTGATCGTGACGACTCCCGAACCAACAGCGATTGCGGATGCTTATGCGACGATCAAGTCCCTCTCAACAATTCAATCACTGGAAATCCAAGCCCTGGTCAATCAATGCACTTCTCTCGACCAGGGCGACAAGGTATTTCAGCAACTCCAAAAAACTACCGAACTGTTTTTGCACACCGGTCTGAGTCAGGCAGGGAAGATCCCCCATGATCTGCAGGTCGTTCAGTCGGTTTACGATCGGGATCCGCTGGTGCTCAGTCATCCGCAGAGCCCGGCAGCCGAGGCGATTTTCCGCCTGGCCCGTCATGTGATCGATGTGCGTAAAACGAAGGAACAAAACAAACAAGAGTCTTACTTTCCGCGACTTTGGCAGCGTCTGCTGGGTGAAGCCGCATAA
- a CDS encoding MoxR family ATPase yields the protein MEVSQIEDYYQRSLTEVGKVLMGQEDLVEGVLIALFCEGNVLIEGVPGLGKTLLVNTLSHVLSSRFRRIQFTPDLMPSDITGHTVYDMHEKVFTFNEGPLFTNLLLADEVNRAPAKTQSALLEAMQERQVSVDGKTYPLERPFLTIATQNPLEQEGTYPLPEAQLDRFMFKLLVDYPTQDQENAILDLYAAGKDNRDLGTFGIEPVLNTETILEIQKRAAEIIVEPSIINYITSIVSRTRGWHTIEVGASPRASVNLLIGSRVMAACQGRDFVVPDDVKELALPVLRHRIRLHPEAEIEGVNVDDVIREILESVEAPRQ from the coding sequence ATGGAAGTTTCTCAGATTGAAGATTACTATCAGCGCTCACTGACAGAGGTGGGAAAAGTTCTCATGGGTCAGGAAGATCTGGTAGAAGGGGTGCTGATCGCCCTGTTTTGTGAGGGAAATGTGCTGATCGAAGGGGTTCCCGGCCTGGGCAAAACTTTGCTGGTCAATACCCTCAGCCACGTCCTCTCCAGCAGGTTCCGGCGGATTCAGTTCACCCCCGACCTGATGCCCTCCGACATCACCGGGCACACCGTGTATGACATGCACGAAAAGGTCTTCACGTTCAATGAAGGCCCCCTGTTCACCAACCTGCTGCTCGCGGATGAAGTCAACCGCGCCCCGGCTAAGACTCAGTCCGCACTGCTGGAAGCGATGCAGGAACGTCAGGTTTCGGTGGATGGCAAAACCTATCCGCTGGAGCGTCCCTTCCTGACGATTGCCACTCAGAACCCGCTGGAGCAGGAAGGAACCTATCCGCTGCCCGAGGCGCAGCTGGATCGGTTCATGTTCAAACTGCTGGTTGACTATCCAACACAGGACCAGGAAAACGCGATCCTCGATCTGTACGCGGCCGGTAAAGACAATCGCGATCTGGGCACCTTTGGTATCGAGCCGGTTCTGAATACGGAAACCATTCTGGAGATTCAGAAACGGGCCGCTGAAATCATCGTGGAACCCTCGATCATCAATTACATCACATCGATTGTCTCCCGCACCCGAGGCTGGCACACCATTGAAGTTGGTGCCAGTCCACGTGCCAGCGTGAACCTGTTGATCGGTTCGCGGGTGATGGCCGCCTGCCAGGGCCGCGACTTCGTCGTTCCCGATGATGTGAAGGAACTGGCCCTACCTGTGCTGCGGCATCGTATCCGCCTGCATCCGGAAGCCGAGATTGAAGGCGTAAACGTGGACGACGTGATTCGAGAAATCCTGGAAAGTGTTGAGGCGCCCCGCCAATGA
- the flhA gene encoding flagellar biosynthesis protein FlhA, translating into MRNSGLIFPLVIVSSVLVIIAPLPPMMMDLLLSCNITVSVVILMTTIYVTRPLEFSVFPAILLGTTLARLVLNVATTRLILTRGADDGTAAAGGVIEAFGQFVAGGHLVVGLIIFVILVTIQFMVITKGATRISEVAARFSLDSMPGKQMAIDADLNAGLISSEEAKTRRQEITEQADFYGSMDGASKFVRGDSIASIIITLINVVGGLYVGMVDHGMELSKAATVFTTLTIGDGLVTQVPGFLISLAAGLIVTRTSVDSNLPRDVVKQFSGHPEALFLASTFLFALAFTGLPAGPMLALAIGCAVTGMMRRKGQQATAVQKQKAETQQQEQQQQPAEPKPEDHLFVDPLELELGVGLLRLADPATGGDLLDRVTRIRHKIAQELGIILPKVRIRDNIRLGQRDYQIKIRDVAVAWGTIYPDGLLAIDTGATNGDIPGIDTIEPAFGRPAKWIELGQKERAELMGFNVVEPSAVAITHLTEVVREHSSELLTREQVHGLVENLKESSPKVVEELIPDVLKISQVQHVLSNLLRERVPIRDLETILQTLGDYADRTKEPMLLTEYVRNGLARSICQQYRDSNRLLRVVTLDPELEDVLMSGIDYNEHGLAIKLAPRTGEIITQAIADQVEPLVALGGHPIVLCNPQIRAGLKQITSPLLPRLVVLSLNEITRDTDVEAIGQVSADRLKSNAVAGAA; encoded by the coding sequence ATGCGCAATTCGGGTCTGATCTTCCCACTAGTCATAGTGAGTTCAGTCCTGGTGATCATTGCGCCTCTGCCTCCGATGATGATGGACCTGCTCTTGTCATGCAATATCACTGTTTCCGTAGTGATTTTGATGACCACGATTTACGTGACACGCCCGCTGGAATTCAGCGTGTTCCCGGCAATCCTGCTGGGGACCACACTGGCGCGGCTGGTGTTGAACGTAGCGACCACGCGTCTGATCTTAACCCGCGGAGCCGATGATGGGACCGCAGCGGCAGGTGGCGTGATTGAAGCCTTTGGTCAGTTCGTGGCAGGCGGTCATCTGGTTGTGGGTCTGATTATCTTCGTGATCCTGGTCACGATTCAGTTTATGGTGATTACCAAGGGTGCCACACGTATCAGTGAAGTGGCCGCCCGGTTCTCACTCGACAGTATGCCGGGTAAGCAGATGGCCATTGATGCCGACCTGAATGCCGGGTTGATCTCCTCGGAAGAAGCGAAAACCCGTCGCCAGGAAATCACCGAACAGGCTGACTTCTACGGTTCAATGGACGGTGCCAGTAAGTTTGTCCGTGGTGACTCGATTGCCAGTATCATCATCACGCTGATCAACGTGGTCGGCGGTCTGTATGTGGGTATGGTAGACCACGGCATGGAGCTGTCGAAAGCAGCAACCGTGTTTACCACCCTGACGATCGGCGATGGTCTCGTGACACAGGTTCCGGGCTTTTTGATCTCACTCGCAGCTGGTTTGATCGTTACCCGAACTTCAGTCGACAGTAACCTCCCCCGGGACGTCGTCAAACAGTTTTCCGGGCATCCGGAAGCCCTGTTCCTCGCTTCAACCTTCCTGTTCGCTCTGGCGTTCACAGGACTGCCCGCCGGCCCGATGCTGGCTCTGGCCATCGGTTGTGCGGTTACCGGGATGATGCGACGCAAAGGCCAGCAGGCCACCGCAGTACAAAAACAGAAAGCGGAAACACAACAGCAGGAACAGCAACAACAGCCTGCCGAACCCAAACCGGAAGATCACCTGTTTGTCGATCCTCTCGAACTGGAACTGGGTGTCGGTCTGTTGAGACTGGCTGACCCGGCAACCGGCGGCGATCTGCTGGATCGTGTGACCCGCATCCGACACAAAATTGCCCAGGAACTGGGAATCATTCTTCCCAAGGTTCGGATTCGCGACAACATCCGCCTGGGTCAACGCGATTACCAGATCAAGATTCGCGATGTCGCTGTGGCCTGGGGAACGATCTATCCCGATGGTCTATTGGCGATCGACACGGGAGCTACGAACGGCGACATCCCGGGTATCGATACCATCGAGCCGGCTTTCGGACGTCCCGCCAAGTGGATTGAACTGGGACAGAAAGAACGTGCTGAGTTGATGGGCTTCAATGTCGTCGAACCCTCGGCCGTTGCGATTACTCACCTGACCGAAGTCGTCCGCGAACACAGCAGCGAGTTGCTCACCCGGGAACAGGTTCACGGACTGGTTGAAAACCTGAAGGAATCGTCTCCCAAGGTTGTCGAAGAACTGATTCCCGACGTCCTCAAGATTTCTCAAGTCCAGCATGTGCTTTCCAATCTGCTCCGCGAACGGGTTCCGATTCGCGACCTGGAAACCATCCTGCAGACGCTGGGCGACTATGCAGACCGAACCAAAGAGCCGATGTTGCTCACCGAATACGTGCGGAACGGACTGGCCCGTTCCATCTGCCAGCAGTACCGCGACAGCAATCGCCTGCTGCGGGTCGTGACGCTCGATCCGGAACTGGAAGATGTACTGATGTCGGGCATTGATTACAACGAGCATGGACTGGCAATCAAGCTGGCACCGCGGACGGGTGAGATCATCACCCAGGCGATCGCCGACCAGGTAGAACCGCTGGTTGCCTTGGGCGGACACCCGATCGTGCTCTGTAATCCCCAGATCCGCGCCGGCCTGAAACAGATTACATCCCCATTATTACCACGACTGGTCGTGTTAAGTCTGAATGAGATCACCCGTGACACCGATGTGGAAGCGATTGGACAGGTTTCAGCAGATCGTCTGAAATCGAATGCGGTTGCGGGGGCAGCGTAG
- the flhF gene encoding flagellar biosynthesis protein FlhF produces the protein MSDVRTFKAASMQEALKLVREEMGSDAVILQTKQVPGRRGLLPWTRTREEFEITAGLGIKVRTPAAVQNNRRPASSPLQHRASNLQPAGARNESVSYAEPPSRELPSEHRSAPIQRTPAPERSVEEDNRPPVHNRLEQRLQDSRPRPSHASQPAYDPTEEFAEKLNAIQEMLESLDRRTRTQRSTDVPSELFHIYTDLIDAEVDETIAHDLVSQLKEHATPEQLKDTQASQSLLAALIEAQLDCASPIRPVPGQRKVVALVGPTGVGKTTTIAKLAANFRLRDNIKMGLITVDTYRIAAVEQLRTYAEIIDLPMKVVSTPREMQMALDEMVGLDLVLIDTAGRSPSDDLKIQELESLFRDIAIDEIALVMSMTSSVRTLEAIAERFKVARPTSMILTKLDEAPVMGSLLTLSQKVKLPMQYLTTGQDVPDDIEPANAARISRLVLGEDKLH, from the coding sequence ATGTCAGATGTTCGCACTTTTAAAGCCGCTTCAATGCAGGAAGCATTGAAACTGGTTCGCGAAGAAATGGGCAGCGATGCTGTGATCCTGCAGACAAAACAGGTGCCGGGCCGCAGAGGACTCCTGCCCTGGACCCGCACCAGAGAAGAATTTGAAATCACGGCTGGTCTGGGTATCAAAGTCCGCACACCTGCCGCCGTGCAGAATAACAGACGCCCCGCCAGTTCCCCGTTACAACATCGTGCTTCCAATCTCCAACCGGCGGGCGCCCGCAATGAATCCGTTTCTTACGCTGAACCACCGTCGCGTGAGTTACCCTCCGAACATCGCTCCGCACCGATCCAACGAACACCTGCTCCAGAAAGAAGCGTCGAGGAAGACAACAGACCGCCGGTTCACAATCGTCTTGAACAGCGTCTGCAGGATTCCCGCCCCCGACCAAGCCATGCATCGCAGCCGGCCTACGATCCCACTGAGGAATTTGCAGAAAAGCTGAATGCCATCCAGGAAATGCTGGAATCACTGGATCGCCGTACTCGCACACAGCGTTCGACCGATGTACCCTCAGAACTGTTTCACATTTACACCGATCTGATTGACGCTGAAGTAGACGAAACCATTGCTCACGACCTCGTCAGCCAACTCAAAGAGCATGCCACTCCCGAACAACTCAAAGATACACAGGCAAGCCAGTCCCTGTTGGCGGCACTGATTGAGGCGCAACTGGACTGTGCCTCACCCATTCGTCCGGTGCCTGGTCAACGCAAAGTGGTGGCCCTGGTCGGTCCCACGGGCGTCGGTAAAACAACGACCATCGCCAAGCTGGCTGCGAACTTCCGTCTGCGTGATAACATTAAAATGGGCCTGATCACTGTCGACACTTACCGGATTGCCGCTGTCGAACAGTTACGAACCTATGCGGAAATCATCGACCTGCCCATGAAAGTCGTAAGCACGCCACGAGAAATGCAGATGGCACTCGACGAGATGGTCGGACTGGACCTGGTCCTGATCGACACCGCGGGTCGCAGCCCGAGCGATGATCTGAAAATCCAGGAACTGGAAAGCCTGTTCCGCGATATCGCCATCGATGAAATCGCCCTGGTAATGAGCATGACTTCCAGTGTCCGCACTCTCGAAGCGATTGCCGAACGATTCAAAGTAGCCCGTCCAACGTCAATGATATTGACCAAACTGGACGAAGCCCCCGTCATGGGCAGTCTGCTGACTCTAAGTCAGAAAGTAAAACTGCCGATGCAGTATCTGACTACGGGACAGGATGTACCCGACGATATCGAGCCGGCGAATGCTGCCCGGATTTCACGCCTGGTTCTGGGCGAAGACAAACTGCACTAA
- a CDS encoding FliA/WhiG family RNA polymerase sigma factor, which translates to MAIKASEEIAEIWKEFKQDQSNQSLRNKLIEQYVPLVRYNAERVWAKLPEGVDLNDLISAGVFGLMDAINAFDLERGVKFETYCVPRIRGAMLDELRTMDWVPRLVRSKASKLEAARKAAEAEHGRPPADEEIARKMQLSRKEFEKLKSEANAVGLVSLNKKWYETDSYKDVREVDILEDAKGEDPTKSIQKRDLMRLVTKGLNRNERLIIILYYYEELTMKEIGSTLGLSESRVSQMHSSIVNRLKEQLGRRRPEFA; encoded by the coding sequence ATGGCCATCAAAGCCAGTGAAGAAATCGCAGAGATCTGGAAGGAATTCAAGCAGGATCAATCCAACCAGTCACTCCGCAATAAATTGATTGAGCAATATGTTCCCCTGGTTCGTTATAATGCAGAACGAGTCTGGGCGAAGCTCCCTGAAGGGGTCGATCTAAACGACTTGATCTCAGCTGGTGTATTCGGGTTAATGGATGCCATCAATGCATTCGATCTGGAACGGGGCGTTAAGTTTGAAACTTACTGCGTTCCCCGTATCCGTGGCGCCATGCTGGACGAACTGCGTACCATGGACTGGGTTCCCCGTCTGGTACGGAGCAAGGCCAGTAAGCTGGAAGCTGCCCGCAAGGCAGCGGAAGCAGAACATGGTCGCCCGCCGGCGGACGAGGAAATCGCCCGGAAGATGCAGTTGTCTCGCAAAGAGTTCGAAAAACTCAAAAGCGAAGCCAACGCTGTCGGCCTGGTCAGCCTCAATAAGAAGTGGTATGAAACCGACAGCTACAAAGACGTACGGGAAGTCGATATTCTCGAGGATGCCAAGGGTGAAGATCCTACAAAGAGCATCCAGAAGCGGGATCTGATGCGACTGGTCACCAAGGGCCTGAACCGCAACGAACGCCTGATTATCATCCTGTATTACTACGAAGAACTGACCATGAAAGAAATCGGCAGTACCCTGGGTCTGTCCGAGTCGCGTGTCAGTCAGATGCATTCCAGTATTGTCAACCGCCTGAAAGAACAACTGGGCCGTCGACGACCCGAATTTGCATAA